A stretch of Tripterygium wilfordii isolate XIE 37 chromosome 11, ASM1340144v1, whole genome shotgun sequence DNA encodes these proteins:
- the LOC120009766 gene encoding superoxide dismutase [Cu-Zn] 1 produces MVKAVAVLGSKEGVNGTVNFTQEGDGPTTVSGTLSGLQPGLHGFHVHALGDTTNGCMSTGPHFNPAGKEHGAPEDENRHAGDLGNVNVGADGTVTFTIQDSQIPLTGPHSIIGRAVVVHADPDDLGKGGHELSKSTGNAGGRLACGIIGLQG; encoded by the exons ATGGTGAAGGCTGTAGCCGTTCTTGGCAGCAAAGAGGGTGTCAATGGAACTGTCAACTTTACCCAAGAAGGAGATG GTCCAACTACTGTTTCTGGAACCCTTTCTGGACTTCAGCCTGGGCTTCATGGTTTCCATGTTCATGCTCTAGGGGACACCACTAATGGTTGCATGTCAACTG GACCTCATTTTAATCCAGCTGGTAAAGAGCATGGTGCGCCCGAGGATGAGAACCGCCATGCTGGTGATCTTGGAAATGTCAATGTTGGTGCTGATG GCACCGTCACATTTACCATTCAGGACAGCCAG ATTCCATTAACTGGGCCACATTCCATTATTGGAAGAGCTGTCGTTGTTCATGCTGATCCTGATGATCTTGGCAAAG GTGGCCATGAGCTAAGCAAAAGCACTGGAAATGCTGGTGGCAGACTAGCATGTG GTATTATTGGTCTACAAGGATGA